The proteins below come from a single Pedobacter aquae genomic window:
- the kdsA gene encoding 3-deoxy-8-phosphooctulonate synthase codes for MKLDKLKHTHTNNFFLMAGPCAIEGEDIALRIAERIVELTDKLQIPFIFKGSFKKANRSRVDSFTGIGDEKALKILQKVSQTFDVPTVTDIHESTDAAMAAAYVDVLQIPAFLCRQTDLLIAAAQTGKYVNVKKGQFLSAGSMKFAVDKIKDAGNNNVILTDRGNTFGYQDLIVDFRGIPEMRSFDVPVVMDCTHSLQQPNQTSGITGGKPALIETIAKAAIAVGADGLFIETHPDPKNAKSDGANMLPLDLLEDLLKKLIRIREAII; via the coding sequence ATGAAACTAGACAAATTAAAACACACCCATACCAACAATTTCTTCTTAATGGCTGGCCCTTGCGCTATAGAAGGTGAGGATATAGCTTTAAGAATAGCTGAAAGAATTGTTGAGCTTACCGATAAGCTGCAAATACCTTTCATTTTTAAAGGTTCTTTTAAAAAAGCCAACCGCTCTAGGGTTGATTCTTTTACGGGCATTGGTGATGAAAAAGCACTAAAAATACTACAAAAAGTTTCTCAAACTTTTGATGTACCTACGGTAACTGATATACACGAAAGTACGGATGCAGCAATGGCCGCAGCTTATGTAGATGTTCTGCAAATACCTGCTTTTTTATGTCGACAAACAGATTTACTGATAGCAGCTGCACAAACAGGCAAATATGTAAATGTTAAAAAGGGACAGTTTTTATCTGCTGGCTCTATGAAATTTGCTGTAGATAAAATTAAAGATGCAGGAAATAATAACGTTATCTTAACAGATAGAGGTAATACCTTTGGATATCAGGATTTAATCGTTGATTTTAGGGGGATACCAGAAATGAGAAGTTTTGATGTGCCTGTGGTGATGGATTGTACACACTCTTTACAGCAGCCCAATCAAACATCGGGGATTACAGGCGGTAAACCTGCCTTAATAGAAACCATTGCTAAAGCTGCTATTGCTGTTGGTGCTGATGGACTTTTTATAGAAACACACCCCGACCCAAAAAATGCCAAATCTGATGGTGCGAATATGTTACCATTAGATTTATTGGAAGATTTGTTAAAGAAATTAATCAGAATTAGAGAAGCTATTATTTAA
- the ku gene encoding non-homologous end joining protein Ku yields MRSIWNGTIAFGLVNIPIKLYSAIDNSTLDLDMLDSRDHARIRFLRVNEKTKKEVPYEKIVKGFFLKDDYIILEDQDFEDASPDKTKTIDIQTFVKAAEINPMLFETSYYAEATKQGQKAYALLLNALKKTKMAGVGQFVLRQKENLCIIHPQDNVIVISRIRFAQEIKDTSEINTPDDLKIPKKELDVALALIKQYTADFNIDKYKDTYTAELLKIIKAKAKGKRPTIKKLKPKKAKSDDLYEQLLESLNKKGA; encoded by the coding sequence ATGAGATCTATCTGGAATGGCACCATTGCCTTTGGTTTAGTAAATATTCCTATCAAGCTATACTCGGCTATAGACAATAGCACTTTAGATTTAGATATGTTGGATAGTCGAGACCATGCCCGTATTCGCTTTTTACGAGTTAATGAGAAGACAAAGAAAGAAGTCCCTTATGAAAAGATAGTTAAAGGATTTTTCTTGAAAGATGATTATATCATTCTAGAAGATCAAGATTTTGAAGATGCAAGTCCGGATAAAACCAAAACTATTGATATTCAAACATTTGTAAAAGCAGCAGAAATTAACCCGATGTTGTTTGAAACTTCCTATTACGCTGAGGCCACTAAACAAGGGCAAAAAGCTTATGCTTTACTTTTAAACGCTTTAAAAAAGACAAAAATGGCAGGCGTAGGGCAGTTTGTATTGAGGCAAAAGGAGAATTTATGCATCATACATCCACAAGACAATGTTATTGTAATTTCCAGAATACGCTTTGCACAAGAAATAAAAGACACATCAGAAATCAACACTCCTGATGATTTGAAAATCCCTAAAAAAGAACTAGATGTAGCTTTAGCTTTAATAAAACAATATACTGCCGATTTTAATATCGATAAATATAAAGACACCTATACCGCAGAACTTTTAAAAATTATAAAAGCAAAAGCTAAAGGAAAACGACCAACCATCAAAAAATTGAAACCAAAAAAAGCTAAAAGTGATGATTTGTACGAACAATTATTAGAAAGCTTGAATAAGAAAGGAGCGTAA
- a CDS encoding Rieske (2Fe-2S) protein yields MQWIKVLDYLPEPESMVQIKVYHKKINITQYQHQFYAFASKCPHAGADLSSAWCEEGYIICPIHRYGYCLKTGKGKIGQGDYLRTYPLKIEDNGVLSK; encoded by the coding sequence ATGCAGTGGATTAAAGTTTTAGATTACCTTCCAGAACCTGAATCTATGGTACAAATTAAAGTGTACCATAAGAAAATTAATATTACCCAATATCAACATCAATTTTATGCTTTTGCTTCTAAATGCCCACATGCTGGTGCCGATTTAAGTAGTGCTTGGTGCGAGGAAGGTTATATCATTTGCCCCATACATCGTTATGGATATTGTTTAAAAACCGGAAAGGGCAAAATTGGGCAGGGCGATTACCTGAGAACTTATCCTCTAAAAATTGAAGATAATGGCGTTTTATCCAAATAA
- a CDS encoding phosphoenolpyruvate carboxylase translates to MFTLRPQLNSKETVFKNEITTKFELYNSLFLTLPFYRVKNTGLALPYFFAHCESGVEEKQRPDDIIESFFAKQKGITDQHEITDLLFRFIQYIERQVVLFDAVEDAAFVKTRSNEDLSSLSTLMSSALEDEELYKRIQDCLREFKLRLVLTAHPTQFYPGPVLSIMTDLTEAIKNNDVNAINLLLQQLGKTPFFKKKKPTPVDEAVSLNWYLENILYQTASDVHNNLEEVFKLNLGNHSLIELGFWPGGDRDGNPFVTAETTKQVSVFLRQALFRCYYRDFKKLKRRITFNGTEQSLEELENLIYNNAYQQNTSCLNIKETLLSNLRKVKEVLVNHHDSLFIELVDDMIWKVKLFGCHFASLDIRQDSRILRKLFKECIESKELKGLLPENYFDLSEEEKIAAIPLNEADFTNYSSFEELSKDALDVIRLIKKMQTDNGKRACHRFIISNCQKASDILQLKQLFLWSGWKAEELDVDFVPLFETIDDLKFADNVMESLYTHTIYNQHLEIRKKRQVIMLGFSDSTKDGGYLMANYSIFYAKSSLTAVSRKYDIDLAFFDGRGGPPARGGGKTHKFYASFGKDIANKQIQMTVQGQTISSHYGTYESSTNNMEQLIHAGINSALEKQGSNTMNDDEKVLFSQMAEISYHAFMDLRKHPLFLKFMEVQTPLKMLSQINISSRPVKRNSDAELKLEDLRAISFVTSWSQAKLNIPGFYGVGTALKTLKESGQWEQVKSLYKNSGFFKTVVDNCMMSMSKADFRLTEYLSEDATFGDFWKGMKAEFDLTQSLLLELSNTETLMENYPTDKRSISLREKIVLPLVIIQRYAIIKSLSDDVSDAQKLIYNKLILRTLYGIVNAARNSA, encoded by the coding sequence ATGTTTACACTAAGACCTCAACTAAATTCCAAAGAGACTGTATTTAAAAACGAAATCACTACAAAGTTCGAATTATACAACAGTCTTTTCCTCACGCTACCATTTTATCGTGTAAAAAATACAGGTTTAGCACTTCCTTATTTCTTTGCGCATTGCGAGAGTGGAGTAGAAGAAAAACAAAGACCTGATGATATTATAGAGTCTTTCTTTGCTAAACAAAAAGGTATTACAGACCAACATGAAATTACCGACTTACTTTTTAGATTTATTCAATACATAGAAAGGCAAGTTGTACTTTTTGATGCTGTGGAAGATGCTGCTTTTGTGAAGACAAGATCTAACGAAGACTTAAGCTCTTTAAGTACCTTAATGAGCAGTGCTTTAGAAGATGAAGAGCTGTACAAACGTATTCAGGATTGTTTAAGAGAATTTAAATTGAGATTGGTTTTAACAGCACACCCAACTCAGTTTTATCCAGGTCCGGTATTAAGTATCATGACAGACTTAACCGAGGCTATCAAAAATAATGATGTTAATGCTATCAATCTTCTTTTACAACAGTTGGGTAAAACACCTTTCTTCAAGAAGAAAAAGCCAACCCCGGTTGATGAAGCGGTTAGCTTAAATTGGTATTTAGAAAATATACTTTACCAAACAGCATCAGACGTACACAATAACCTAGAGGAAGTTTTTAAACTTAATTTAGGAAACCATAGTTTAATAGAATTAGGTTTTTGGCCTGGAGGCGATAGAGATGGAAATCCTTTCGTAACAGCCGAAACAACGAAACAAGTATCTGTTTTCTTAAGACAAGCACTTTTTAGATGCTATTACAGAGATTTTAAGAAACTAAAACGTAGAATTACTTTTAACGGTACCGAGCAATCTTTAGAAGAGTTAGAAAACCTTATCTATAATAATGCTTACCAGCAAAATACATCTTGCTTAAACATTAAAGAAACCTTATTAAGCAATTTAAGAAAAGTTAAAGAGGTTCTTGTTAATCATCACGATAGTTTGTTTATTGAGCTTGTTGATGATATGATTTGGAAGGTTAAGCTTTTCGGTTGCCATTTTGCTTCTTTAGACATCAGACAAGACAGTCGTATTTTACGTAAGCTATTTAAAGAGTGTATAGAATCAAAAGAGTTAAAAGGTCTTTTACCAGAAAACTATTTTGATTTAAGTGAAGAAGAAAAAATAGCTGCAATACCTTTAAACGAAGCCGATTTTACCAATTACAGCTCTTTTGAAGAGCTAAGTAAAGATGCTTTAGATGTTATCCGTTTAATTAAAAAAATGCAAACAGATAATGGAAAAAGAGCTTGCCATAGGTTTATCATTAGTAATTGCCAAAAAGCATCTGATATTCTTCAGTTAAAACAACTATTCTTATGGAGTGGTTGGAAAGCAGAAGAACTAGATGTAGACTTTGTACCACTTTTTGAAACTATCGACGATTTAAAGTTTGCCGATAACGTGATGGAAAGTTTATATACGCATACTATTTATAACCAACATCTTGAAATTAGAAAGAAACGTCAGGTTATTATGCTGGGTTTCTCTGATAGCACCAAAGATGGCGGTTATTTGATGGCCAACTATTCTATTTTCTACGCAAAATCTAGCTTAACAGCTGTTTCTAGAAAGTACGATATTGATTTAGCCTTTTTTGATGGCAGAGGAGGGCCACCAGCAAGGGGTGGAGGTAAAACTCATAAATTCTATGCTTCATTTGGAAAAGATATCGCTAACAAGCAAATCCAAATGACGGTACAAGGCCAAACCATTAGTTCGCATTACGGAACTTATGAAAGCTCTACCAATAACATGGAGCAATTGATTCATGCTGGTATTAATTCTGCTCTAGAAAAACAAGGTAGCAATACTATGAATGATGATGAGAAAGTACTTTTCTCTCAAATGGCAGAAATAAGTTATCATGCGTTCATGGATTTAAGGAAACATCCTTTATTCTTGAAATTTATGGAGGTACAAACTCCATTAAAAATGCTATCTCAAATCAATATCAGTAGTAGACCAGTAAAAAGAAACTCTGATGCAGAATTGAAATTGGAGGATTTAAGAGCTATTAGCTTTGTTACTTCATGGAGTCAGGCTAAATTAAACATCCCAGGTTTCTATGGTGTGGGTACAGCTTTAAAGACTTTGAAAGAATCTGGACAGTGGGAGCAAGTAAAAAGCTTGTATAAAAACTCTGGTTTCTTTAAAACGGTTGTGGATAATTGTATGATGTCTATGAGCAAAGCTGATTTTAGATTAACCGAGTATTTATCTGAGGATGCTACATTTGGCGATTTCTGGAAAGGTATGAAGGCTGAATTTGACCTTACCCAAAGTTTATTATTAGAACTCTCTAATACAGAAACGTTGATGGAAAATTATCCGACAGATAAGCGCTCTATCTCTTTAAGAGAAAAAATTGTATTGCCTTTAGTTATCATCCAAAGATATGCTATTATCAAATCCTTATCAGATGATGTTTCTGATGCGCAAAAACTGATTTATAACAAGCTTATACTAAGAACCCTTTATGGTATTGTAAATGCAGCCAGAAACTCTGCATAA
- a CDS encoding OmpA family protein, translating into MRFLCCFLLLSISILCFGQDKYSSKDKTAIRSYEKASYFLDLNRFTEAKVELNYAVKQDAEFIEAYLLLADVYRVTFDLVNAKLTYRKAFAIHPDFAPERYFYLAECEIKTGDYKEAIIHLNHYLSKAKPQEAKRLALTNKYLKDCDFALLALKNPVSFKPENLGPSVNTSDQEYLAALTTDENTLIFTRQINNNEDFYIAKKKNANWEKANYLSTNINTPNYNEGAQCISPDGQFLFFTGCNRPDGLGRCDIYVSQREGDGWSKPVNLGNPINTKGWESQPSISADGRTLYFVSDREDGFGSYDIWKSELTDDGKWANPINLGSKINTPYDEQSPFIHPDNETLYFSSNGWVGLGNKDIFISRLDKSGNWSDAQNLGYPINTYGEESGLTINASGNKAFFSSNNFNGFGGFDIYSFDLPNALKPKTVNYVKGKVYDAQTQQPLDAVVDIIDLRTENSLYASYANKVDGTFMATLPHDKLYSLNVSKKGYLFYSESFSVEHHKLGEPVFLDVPLHKIAVGNKVILRNIFFDSNKFNIKTESKVELEKLIEFLTENPKVVIEIRGFTDDIGDNQSNLLLSQNRSKSVYNYLLTAGINENRIKYKGFGESNPIADNLTPEGRASNRRTEFVITEIRETIK; encoded by the coding sequence ATGAGATTTTTATGCTGTTTCTTATTGTTAAGCATAAGTATACTATGCTTTGGACAGGATAAATATTCCTCAAAAGATAAGACTGCTATTAGGAGTTATGAGAAAGCCAGTTATTTCTTAGATTTAAATCGTTTTACAGAAGCAAAAGTAGAACTAAATTATGCTGTTAAACAAGATGCTGAATTTATTGAAGCCTATTTATTATTAGCTGATGTTTACAGGGTAACTTTTGATTTGGTTAACGCTAAACTTACCTATCGTAAAGCATTTGCTATCCATCCAGATTTTGCCCCAGAAAGGTATTTCTATTTAGCCGAATGCGAAATTAAAACCGGAGATTATAAAGAAGCCATCATCCACCTAAATCATTATCTTTCTAAAGCTAAGCCACAAGAAGCTAAAAGGTTAGCTTTAACAAATAAGTATCTTAAAGATTGTGATTTTGCACTATTAGCCCTTAAAAATCCGGTTTCTTTTAAACCTGAGAATTTAGGTCCGAGTGTGAACACCAGCGATCAAGAATATTTAGCTGCTTTAACAACAGACGAAAATACTTTAATTTTTACCCGTCAGATTAATAACAACGAAGACTTTTACATCGCTAAAAAGAAAAATGCTAACTGGGAAAAAGCAAATTATTTAAGTACCAATATCAATACGCCTAATTATAATGAAGGTGCACAATGTATCTCTCCTGATGGGCAATTTCTTTTTTTTACAGGCTGCAACAGACCAGATGGTTTGGGCAGATGTGATATTTATGTATCACAAAGAGAAGGTGATGGCTGGAGTAAGCCTGTCAATTTAGGAAACCCTATCAATACCAAAGGCTGGGAATCTCAACCCTCTATTTCTGCAGATGGTAGAACTTTATATTTTGTGAGTGACCGTGAAGATGGTTTTGGAAGTTATGATATCTGGAAAAGCGAGCTTACAGATGATGGTAAATGGGCTAATCCTATCAATTTAGGATCTAAAATAAACACTCCTTATGATGAGCAATCGCCATTTATTCATCCAGATAATGAAACTTTGTATTTTTCATCTAACGGTTGGGTAGGTTTAGGTAATAAGGATATTTTTATTTCTCGTTTAGATAAAAGTGGTAATTGGTCTGATGCCCAAAATTTAGGCTACCCTATTAATACGTATGGAGAAGAAAGCGGTTTAACCATTAATGCATCTGGAAATAAGGCATTTTTCTCTTCCAATAATTTTAATGGCTTTGGTGGTTTTGATATTTATTCTTTTGATTTACCCAATGCTTTAAAACCTAAAACGGTTAATTATGTAAAAGGTAAAGTTTATGATGCGCAAACCCAACAACCTTTAGATGCCGTGGTTGATATTATTGATTTAAGAACAGAAAATTCTCTTTACGCTTCTTATGCCAATAAAGTTGATGGAACCTTTATGGCTACCCTACCCCATGATAAATTATACAGTTTAAATGTTTCTAAAAAAGGCTATTTATTTTATTCTGAAAGCTTTTCTGTAGAGCACCATAAACTTGGCGAACCTGTTTTTTTAGATGTTCCTCTACATAAAATTGCCGTAGGTAATAAAGTTATTTTAAGAAATATTTTCTTTGATTCTAATAAGTTTAACATCAAAACAGAATCTAAAGTAGAACTTGAAAAACTAATAGAATTTCTAACAGAGAACCCTAAAGTGGTTATAGAAATAAGAGGCTTTACAGATGATATAGGCGATAATCAGTCTAATTTATTACTATCTCAAAATAGGTCTAAATCTGTTTATAACTATCTTTTAACAGCTGGAATTAACGAAAACAGAATTAAATATAAAGGCTTTGGAGAATCAAATCCTATTGCAGATAATCTTACGCCTGAAGGAAGGGCTAGCAATAGAAGAACAGAGTTTGTGATTACAGAAATCAGAGAAACTATTAAATAA
- the gyrA gene encoding DNA gyrase subunit A, with translation MAEETDNQNENQHDKIIPINIEEEMKSAYIDYSMSVIVSRALPDVRDGLKPVHRRVLFGMLDLGLASNKPYKKSARIVGEVLGKYHPHGDASVYDTMVRMAQPWSLRYPLVDGQGNFGSVDGDSPAAMRYTEARFKKMAEELLADINKDTIDFRLNFDDSLEEPTVLPSKFPNLLVNGASGIAVGMATNMPPHNLSEIVDATAALIDNRDIEISELMKHVKAPDFPTGGFIYGYEGVREAFETGRGRVMMRGRAEIETFGNERERIIVTEIPYQVNKAMMIERTAELVNEKKIEGISEIRDESDRDGMRIVYEIKRDSNAAIVLNNLYKYTALQTSFSVNNIALVNGRPMLLNLKDLIRHFVDHRHEVVIRRTKFELNEAQKRAHILEGLLIALDHLDEVIKLIRSSQTPDDAREGLISQFGLTDIQARAILDMTLRRLTGLERDKIKEEYAELMKLIERLQAILNDEGLRMQIIKDELTEIKEKYGDERRTEIVHSAAELLTEDFIEDEDVVITISREGYIKRTPLTEYRTQGRGGKGSMGSTSRDEDFIEHIFIASNHNYLLFFTDKGKCYWLRVFEIPEGTRISKGRALQNIINIEKEEKIRAYIKVVNLKDQDYLENNFIMMCTKKGTIKKTTLQAYSRPRTNGINAININDGDELLEANLTTGSSEIIMALRSGRAIRFNESTVRPMGRTATGVRGLRLAHDKDEVVGMISIDSPEATILVVSEKGYGKRTDLEDYRVTNRGGKGVKTIKVTDKTGELVAIKDVTDKDDLMIINKSGIVIRIAMSHLRVMGRATQGVRLINLKANDEIASVAKVEHDETAEEDTDAIVTDIEVIEADLADEDIDEDDDDAVEDEGEETAE, from the coding sequence ATGGCCGAAGAAACTGATAATCAAAACGAAAACCAACACGACAAAATTATACCTATTAATATTGAGGAGGAAATGAAGTCAGCATACATTGATTATTCAATGTCTGTTATCGTTTCCAGGGCTTTACCTGATGTAAGAGACGGTTTAAAACCGGTTCACAGAAGGGTATTATTTGGTATGTTAGACTTAGGTTTGGCAAGTAATAAACCTTATAAGAAATCTGCCCGTATTGTGGGTGAGGTATTAGGTAAGTATCACCCACATGGTGATGCATCTGTTTATGATACCATGGTGCGTATGGCACAGCCTTGGTCTTTACGCTATCCTTTGGTAGATGGGCAAGGTAACTTTGGATCTGTAGATGGCGATTCGCCCGCTGCGATGCGTTATACCGAGGCTCGTTTCAAAAAAATGGCAGAAGAGCTATTGGCAGACATCAATAAAGACACCATTGATTTCCGTCTAAATTTTGACGATTCCTTAGAAGAGCCTACTGTTTTACCTTCCAAATTCCCTAACCTTTTGGTTAACGGAGCATCGGGTATTGCTGTTGGTATGGCAACAAATATGCCTCCACACAATTTAAGTGAAATTGTTGATGCTACAGCCGCTTTAATTGATAATAGAGATATCGAGATAAGTGAGCTGATGAAACATGTTAAAGCTCCTGATTTTCCTACCGGAGGCTTTATTTATGGTTATGAAGGCGTAAGAGAAGCTTTTGAAACGGGTAGAGGTAGGGTGATGATGCGTGGTAGAGCAGAAATTGAAACTTTTGGTAACGAAAGAGAGCGTATCATTGTTACAGAAATCCCTTATCAAGTGAATAAGGCGATGATGATTGAGCGTACCGCCGAGTTGGTTAACGAGAAGAAAATTGAAGGTATTTCTGAGATCAGAGATGAGTCTGATAGAGATGGTATGCGTATCGTTTATGAAATTAAACGAGATTCTAACGCAGCTATCGTACTTAACAACCTTTATAAATACACGGCCTTACAAACTTCTTTTAGCGTTAATAACATTGCTTTAGTTAATGGCCGACCAATGCTTTTAAATCTTAAAGATTTAATAAGACATTTTGTTGACCACAGGCATGAGGTTGTTATCAGAAGAACCAAATTTGAGCTAAACGAGGCTCAAAAAAGAGCTCATATTTTAGAAGGTTTATTAATTGCTTTAGACCATTTAGATGAGGTTATAAAATTAATCAGAAGCTCGCAAACGCCAGATGATGCCCGTGAAGGCTTAATCAGTCAGTTTGGTTTAACAGACATTCAGGCAAGAGCTATCTTAGACATGACGCTGCGTCGTTTAACAGGTCTTGAAAGAGATAAGATTAAAGAGGAATATGCGGAGTTGATGAAATTAATTGAGCGTTTACAAGCTATTTTAAATGATGAAGGCTTAAGAATGCAAATTATTAAGGATGAATTAACCGAGATCAAAGAGAAATACGGCGACGAAAGAAGAACAGAAATTGTACACTCTGCAGCTGAACTTTTAACAGAAGATTTCATTGAGGATGAGGATGTTGTAATCACCATCTCAAGAGAAGGTTACATCAAAAGAACTCCTTTAACCGAGTATAGAACACAAGGAAGAGGTGGTAAAGGCTCTATGGGTTCAACCTCAAGGGATGAAGATTTTATTGAGCATATTTTCATCGCATCTAACCATAACTATTTATTATTCTTTACAGATAAAGGTAAATGTTACTGGTTAAGGGTATTTGAAATTCCGGAAGGAACAAGAATAAGCAAAGGAAGAGCACTTCAAAACATCATCAATATTGAAAAAGAAGAAAAGATAAGAGCTTACATTAAAGTTGTTAATCTTAAAGACCAAGACTATCTAGAGAACAATTTCATTATGATGTGCACCAAGAAAGGTACCATTAAGAAAACTACGCTTCAAGCTTACAGTCGCCCAAGAACTAATGGTATAAATGCTATCAATATTAATGATGGTGATGAGCTATTAGAAGCAAACTTAACTACGGGTTCTTCAGAAATTATTATGGCTTTACGTTCTGGTAGAGCAATTAGATTTAATGAATCTACGGTAAGACCAATGGGTAGAACAGCTACCGGTGTAAGAGGTTTAAGACTAGCTCATGATAAAGATGAGGTGGTAGGTATGATTAGTATTGATTCTCCTGAAGCAACCATTTTAGTAGTTTCTGAAAAAGGATACGGTAAACGTACAGATTTAGAAGATTACAGAGTAACCAACCGTGGTGGTAAAGGTGTTAAAACCATTAAAGTAACTGATAAAACTGGCGAACTTGTAGCTATTAAAGACGTTACCGATAAAGATGATTTAATGATTATCAATAAATCAGGTATCGTTATCAGAATTGCGATGAGCCATTTAAGAGTTATGGGACGAGCCACACAAGGGGTAAGGTTGATAAATCTTAAAGCTAATGATGAGATTGCTTCTGTTGCTAAAGTAGAGCATGATGAAACAGCTGAGGAAGATACTGACGCAATTGTAACGGATATTGAAGTTATTGAAGCAGATCTTGCTGATGAAGATATAGACGAGGATGATGACGATGCAGTTGAAGACGAAGGAGAAGAAACAGCAGAATAA
- a CDS encoding 7-carboxy-7-deazaguanine synthase QueE has translation MKNFIPEDGTLLPLMEEFYTIQGEGFNTGKAAYFIRLGGCDVGCHWCDVKESWDADLHPLTPSDDIVNNATQYPGKAVVITGGEPLLYNLDYLTKKLKENDILTFIETSGAYPLSGNWDWICLSPKKFKAPNPSIAKFANELKIIVFNKSDFAWAEEHALLVGPNCKLYLQPEWSKANEMLPLIIDYVKNNPKWEISLQTHKYLNIP, from the coding sequence TTGAAGAATTTTATCCCAGAAGACGGCACTTTACTTCCTTTAATGGAAGAGTTTTATACCATACAAGGCGAAGGATTTAATACAGGTAAAGCGGCCTATTTCATTAGATTAGGTGGTTGTGATGTAGGTTGCCATTGGTGTGATGTAAAAGAAAGCTGGGATGCTGATTTACATCCGCTTACGCCGAGTGATGATATTGTTAATAATGCAACGCAATATCCGGGTAAAGCAGTTGTGATTACTGGTGGAGAGCCTTTATTATACAATCTTGATTACCTCACCAAAAAGTTAAAAGAAAACGATATTTTAACTTTTATTGAAACTTCTGGTGCTTATCCCTTATCTGGCAATTGGGATTGGATTTGCTTATCTCCAAAAAAGTTTAAAGCCCCTAACCCATCTATAGCAAAGTTTGCAAATGAGCTCAAAATTATCGTTTTTAATAAGAGTGATTTTGCCTGGGCAGAGGAACATGCTTTATTAGTTGGCCCCAATTGTAAATTGTATTTACAACCAGAATGGTCTAAGGCTAATGAAATGCTTCCTTTAATTATAGATTATGTAAAGAATAATCCAAAATGGGAAATATCTTTACAAACGCATAAATATTTGAATATCCCCTAA
- a CDS encoding tetratricopeptide repeat protein encodes MKKLLSSLVALSLCTVVMAQKSEISAAKNTYAIFEVGTQTKASAKKQLETLNTAKASIDKATVHEKTLNAPDAWGYKALIYSAIAVTDTVNMSNADAAFKTAQEAIAKAKELDKEGKEKNNIESSERNLSIVMQNRGVSAFNKKDYKTAYTSFKYISDVMPKDSLFSMYTAIAANSAQMTDEAIKYYNKTLELNTKNPSLYQELGRLYMAKADTNSALKVIEAGRAVHPNNLNLIYDELNVYLARGQANKQISKIESAIAQEPKNKTLHFVAGVAYASNKQLDKAEEAYNKALEIDPSYADAVYNLAVIYIDKGNAFINQANALPNNKGTEAKYNALKSQFNAQLTKAAPLLEKARELNPKDRNVAKALREVYVKLNKLDKAAELKKQLDQM; translated from the coding sequence ATGAAAAAACTATTATCGAGCCTTGTAGCATTAAGTCTTTGTACAGTTGTTATGGCTCAAAAATCTGAAATTAGTGCTGCAAAAAACACTTATGCAATTTTTGAAGTAGGTACGCAAACAAAAGCCTCAGCAAAGAAGCAATTAGAAACTTTAAACACAGCTAAAGCATCTATTGACAAAGCCACGGTTCATGAAAAAACTTTAAACGCTCCGGATGCTTGGGGTTATAAAGCTTTAATTTACTCGGCTATTGCTGTAACAGATACTGTTAATATGAGTAATGCTGATGCTGCTTTTAAAACAGCACAAGAGGCTATTGCAAAAGCTAAAGAGTTAGATAAAGAAGGAAAAGAGAAAAACAACATCGAAAGTTCTGAAAGAAACCTTTCTATTGTGATGCAAAACAGAGGTGTTTCTGCATTCAATAAAAAAGATTATAAAACAGCTTATACTTCTTTCAAGTACATCTCTGATGTAATGCCTAAAGACTCTTTATTTAGCATGTATACTGCAATTGCAGCTAACAGTGCCCAAATGACAGATGAGGCTATCAAGTATTACAATAAAACCTTAGAATTAAATACTAAAAACCCTTCTTTATACCAAGAGTTAGGTCGTTTATATATGGCTAAAGCCGATACTAATAGTGCTTTAAAAGTTATTGAAGCAGGTAGAGCAGTTCATCCAAACAACTTGAACTTGATTTACGATGAGTTGAATGTTTATTTAGCAAGAGGCCAAGCAAACAAGCAAATTTCTAAGATTGAAAGCGCTATTGCTCAAGAGCCTAAAAATAAAACCTTACATTTTGTTGCTGGTGTAGCATATGCTTCTAATAAACAATTAGATAAAGCAGAAGAAGCTTATAATAAAGCTTTAGAAATAGATCCATCTTATGCTGATGCTGTTTATAACCTTGCAGTTATTTATATTGATAAAGGAAATGCTTTTATTAACCAAGCTAACGCCTTACCTAATAATAAAGGTACTGAAGCAAAATATAACGCTTTAAAAAGTCAATTTAACGCTCAATTAACTAAAGCGGCTCCATTATTAGAGAAAGCAAGAGAATTGAATCCTAAAGATAGAAACGTGGCTAAAGCGCTAAGAGAAGTTTATGTAAAACTAAATAAGTTAGACAAAGCTGCTGAATTGAAAAAGCAATTAGACCAAATGTAA